Below is a window of Jonesiaceae bacterium BS-20 DNA.
GGTGGAACAAATGGGTCAAGCAAAGTCAGCGGTCATTCTGGGCGGCGGATTTGTGGGCCTCGAACTTGCGGAAAACCTGGTCCACCGCGGCCTAGATGTTTCCGTGGTGGAACTGGCAGACCAAATCATGGCTCCCTTAGACCCTGAGATGGCGGCCGTGGTGACCGATCATCTTCGGCAGCACAAGGTCAGCGTGTTTACGGGTGCCCAGGCCCAAGAGATCTTGCCAAACAAGGTGGTGCTCAGCACCGGACAGGTGCTCGCAGCAGATATTACCGTTGCCGCAATTGGCGTGAGTCCCCGCGGGGAACTGGCGGCCGCTGCGGGAGCCGCCATGGGTCCGCGCGGAGCGATCAAGGTCAACGACCGGATGGAGACTTCGCTTCCGGGGATCTATGCGGTGGGCGACGCGGTTGTGAAGGCCGACTGGCTGACCGCCCAAGAGACGCTCATTCCGTTGGCGAATATTGCCAACCGCCAGGGCCGGCTCGTTGCGGATGTGATTGCACAGGACTTGGGCTTAACTCAGGACGCTGGAAGCCAAGAATTTCAGGCGGGTGAGGCAAGCATCGGCACCGCGGTAGTTGGTCTCTTTGGCATGACAGCCGCAACCACGGGCTGGAATGAAAAGCGCTTGCGCACCCAAGGTAGGCAGTACCGGGCCATTCACACCCACCCGCTGAACCACGCGGGTTATTACCCCGGGGCGCAACCAATGAGTCTGAAGCTGCTGGTTGACCCGGAAACCGACCTGATTCTGGGAGCCCAGGGCGTGGGCGGTGACGGTGTTGAAAAACGGATTGATGTCCTCGCAACCGCGATTGCCGGCGGAATTACCGCAAGCCGGCTAGCAAACCTCGAGCTGTCCTATGCGCCGCAGTTTGGCTCGGCAAAGGACCCTGTGAACATGTTGGGCTACGTCGCAGACAACCTGCGCACGGGGGCGACCAAAGCAATCCAGTGGCATGAACTAGAGGCTCGTATCCAAGCCGGAGCGGTCCTCGTTGACGTGCGCACAGCGGCCGAGCATGGAGCAGGCTCAATTCCGGGAGCCATCAACGTTCCTCTCGATGACCTGCGCGAACGCCACGGGGAGCTGGCCGGAAAAGACATCATTGTGCACTGCCAGGTGGGCCAGCGCGGACATACCGCTGCCCGGCTATTGACCCAACTGGGGCACTCGGTGGTCAATCTCGACGGCGGATGGAAGACCTGGGCCAGCGCCCACAGAAATTAGACAGAGCGCCGAGGGACCCAGACCGGCCACCGACCAGTGCGTGGGTAGGCTCGTTTGTATTGTCTGACCAGTGGAAGCGGGTAGTGGGGTCCGCGCCCATGCAATAGCATGCAAATATGGCACACACGCAGTCCCAACCCTCTTCCACTAACCCAACTCCCGGCGATATTTCTACCCGGTTAGATGCACTTCCGGTCAATCGCAAGCACCGAAAGGTGTTGATTGGCTCGGGTATTGGGTGGGCGCTTGACGCCATGGACGTTGGGCTCATCTCATTCATTGTGGCGGCCCTGACTCAGCAATGGATGCTGACCAAGGGTGAGGCCGGACTGATTGTCTCGATCGGTTTTGTTGGCATGGCCATTGGCGCCAGCTTGGGCGGTCTGCTCGCGGACAAGATTGGCCGCAGACAGGTCTTTGCCATCACGCTGCTGGTTTACGGACTGGCAACGGGGGCCAGCGCACTTGCGGGCGGGCTCACGGCATTGCTGATCCTGCGCTTCTTTGTGGGGCTTGGCCTGGGTGCCGAGCTTCCGGTTGCGTCCACGTACGTTTCCGAGTTTGCGCCCGCCCGGATCAGGGGCCGCCTGATTGTCATTCTGGAGGCCTTTTGGGCCCTCGGGTGGACCGCCGCCGCGGTGGTTGGCTACTTCGTTGTGCCGGCATCGGAAAATGGGTGGCGCTGGGCCTTTGCAATCGGGGCCGTGCCAACCCTGTACGCGCTTGTGGTGCGTTGGGCCCTGCCCGAGTCCCCACGCTGGTTGGCGAGCCGCGGTCGCATTGCGGAGGCGGAAGCCGTTGTTGCCGAGTTTGAGGCGAACAGTCCCGGAGCAGCGCTTGCGGACAAGACCGAACTTTCCGATGCCGCAGAAAGGCCCGCAGGATCCGTTCAGTCAGGCGGAACTACAGTTTCACCGATCGCTAAGTCTGCCGGTGGGCGCCTAGCGGCGCTGTGGTCAGCTGAATTTCGAGTGCGCACCGCCGCGATCTGGGCGGTTTGGTTGTGCGTGAACTTCGCCTACTACGGAGCCTTTATCTGGATCCCTTCGATCCTTGTTGACTCCGGCTTTTCCCTGGTCAAGTCCTTTGGATTCACCCTGATCATCACGCTGGCGCAGTTGCCCGGTTACGCGGTGGCCGCCTGGTTGATTGAAAAGTGGGGCCGCAAGATGACGCTGTCCGTCTTCCTAGTGGGATCGGCCGCATCGGCCATCGCGTTTGGCACTGCCGGAAGCGTTTCCATGGTTTTGGGCGCGGGCATGGCCCTGTCGTTCTTTAACCTTGGTGCCTGGGGCGCGCTCTATGCGGTGACCCCCGAGATCTACCCAACCTCGCTGCGTGGCACCGGCTCGGGCTGGGCCGCTGGGGTGGGCCGGATCGCGTCGATCGTGGCACCCCTAACCGTGCCGCTCATGCTTGTGGCCGGCGGAACCGGACTTACCTTTTCCGTATTTGCGGGCTTCTTCTTGATTGCAGCGTTGGCCAGCTGGTGGCTGGTTGAGCAGCGCGGCGAGGCCCTAGACGAGCGCTAGACGATCGTTAGAGTGTCTCATCCAAGATGCTAGCTGCCGGGTCTTCTACAAGGCAGGTGTGCGCCAGCTTGGCGGAACCCACAATTGCGGCAGGCATAAACAGGACCGCGCCCAATGGAATCATGAAACTCAGGTGGGTGGCTAGCCCAAACCCATAGGCGGTTGGCCGGTTGCGCTTGAGCACCTTTGTTTGCTCTTCTTCAGACAAACCGTGGGCGGCAAACGAGCGGCTCGAAAGTTCAAAAGATAGTGCCCAAATAGCCAGTTGTTGGCTAAAGGCTATGGCCGCAATACTGCCTACGACGGGGATCAAACTCAACGCGGTTGTAATAATGAAGTTCTTTGACGAGCGCCACAAGAATGAACCGGCC
It encodes the following:
- a CDS encoding MFS transporter, which produces MAHTQSQPSSTNPTPGDISTRLDALPVNRKHRKVLIGSGIGWALDAMDVGLISFIVAALTQQWMLTKGEAGLIVSIGFVGMAIGASLGGLLADKIGRRQVFAITLLVYGLATGASALAGGLTALLILRFFVGLGLGAELPVASTYVSEFAPARIRGRLIVILEAFWALGWTAAAVVGYFVVPASENGWRWAFAIGAVPTLYALVVRWALPESPRWLASRGRIAEAEAVVAEFEANSPGAALADKTELSDAAERPAGSVQSGGTTVSPIAKSAGGRLAALWSAEFRVRTAAIWAVWLCVNFAYYGAFIWIPSILVDSGFSLVKSFGFTLIITLAQLPGYAVAAWLIEKWGRKMTLSVFLVGSAASAIAFGTAGSVSMVLGAGMALSFFNLGAWGALYAVTPEIYPTSLRGTGSGWAAGVGRIASIVAPLTVPLMLVAGGTGLTFSVFAGFFLIAALASWWLVEQRGEALDER
- a CDS encoding FAD-dependent oxidoreductase; the protein is MARIIIIGGVAGGMSAATRLRRLSEDAEIIVLEAGPHVSFANCGLPYYAGEVITDRDQLLLQTPDSLAARFNLDVRVHATATAIDPVAKTVTVRSQASGDNASPAAQTQDTELTYDALVLSPGASPFVPQIPGAELALTLRDVTDVDTLVEQMGQAKSAVILGGGFVGLELAENLVHRGLDVSVVELADQIMAPLDPEMAAVVTDHLRQHKVSVFTGAQAQEILPNKVVLSTGQVLAADITVAAIGVSPRGELAAAAGAAMGPRGAIKVNDRMETSLPGIYAVGDAVVKADWLTAQETLIPLANIANRQGRLVADVIAQDLGLTQDAGSQEFQAGEASIGTAVVGLFGMTAATTGWNEKRLRTQGRQYRAIHTHPLNHAGYYPGAQPMSLKLLVDPETDLILGAQGVGGDGVEKRIDVLATAIAGGITASRLANLELSYAPQFGSAKDPVNMLGYVADNLRTGATKAIQWHELEARIQAGAVLVDVRTAAEHGAGSIPGAINVPLDDLRERHGELAGKDIIVHCQVGQRGHTAARLLTQLGHSVVNLDGGWKTWASAHRN